The genomic segment CTATACCACCCTGGGGTATGGCGATCTGGTGCCCGATGGGCCGATTCGCTTTCTGATGGGCACCGAGGCACTGACAGGTTTCATGCTTATCACGTGGTCGGCGTCGCTGACGTTCCTGGAAATGCAGAAGCACTGGTCGGTCGGCAAGTGAGCCTGGGGATAGCGTCGAGGCGTGCCTAGGCCTCTGAATCGTCTGCCTGGTTGCGCTATGATGCTGGCTACCTGTTGCCATAGTGCCTGTCGGGCGTTGACTACTGGAGTACCATTGCCATGGCCGAGACCTCTCCCGATCAGGGCAACAACCCATCGGCACCTGCGTCGCGCATGCAGCGTCTGGCCGCCGTCCGTCCGCGGCTGCTGTCTTTTGCAAGATTGCACCTGCGCGACGGCGCCATGGCGGAAGATACCGTGCAGGAGGCGCTGATGGCGGCCATCGAGAAGGACGCCAGCTTTGCGGGGCGCTCCGGCTATGAGACCTGGGTCTTCGGCATCCTCAAGTACAAGATCCTCGACGCGATGCGCGCCCAGAAGCGCCGGGGAATTTGGCAGCCGCTCGAGGAGGATGGCGACGATGACGTGATCGACCGCCAGTTTCAGGCCAATGGGCGCTGGCATCAGCATGCCCGCCCCGCCAACTGGGGTGAACCGGATGCTGTCTTCGAGAATGAGCGTTTCTGGCAGGTGTTCGATGCCTGCATGATCGCCCTGCCGGACAACGTGGCGCGGGTCTTTTCGATGCGCGAGCTGATGGGCCTTTCCACCGCCGATATCTGCCAGGAAATCGGTATCAAGGAGAACAACTGCTGGGTCATGCTGCACCGCGCACGGCTGCGCCTGCGCAGCTGCCTCGAGAGCGGCTGGTTGAAGGAGGAATCGACATGATGATGTGCCAGGGCGCCACTCGCCTGATGTCGCTCAAGCAGGATCGCAGCCTGTCCTTGCAGGAGCGCATGTCATTGAAATTTCACTTGATGATGTGCGATCCGTGCCGCCAGTGCGACAGGCAGTTTGCCCTGCTGCACGAGGTGGGAAGCCGAATCGAACACGACCTCGCGCGTGACGACGCCAGCGACGACTGATACGGCGGTCTGGAGTCGCTCAACGGCTTGCGCCTGAAGCGTCCCCGCGCCTAGGTCGCCGTCGCTTCCCGCTGCCAGTGCCTGAGCGTCGACGGATGGACGCCAAAGTCCTCGGCTATCGCCACCCCTTGCTGCTCGGCCAGCAGGCCGATGATCGCCATATGGTGAATGGTGTGGCTGGTCAGAAAGGCAAGCTCTCGCTCGATGCTGGTGCCGAGCATCAGCGTGTCATCCCCGACGGGATAGTGCAGGCACGCCGCCTCTCGCTGGGGGGCAAAAGCAGCCAGCAGGGCTTCGAGATCATCCAGCCGATTCGCTGCCTGCTGCGGCCACTGTTCGAGACGCGCGTCACGGCGGCGATGCTCGTAGTCGATAACGCCCGCATCCGGGCCGAGATTCAGCAGCGCCTCGACGTGGTCGATGACATGCCGGACGTGCTTGCCAAGCGTATGGCGGCCCTGGTGGCCAGCCGGTTGCTGATACGTCTCTGGCGCAAGCGCAGCAACGAATTGCCTCAGCTGTGCCAAGGCCAGCAGGTTCTCGTCGATAAGCGCCTGCTCGGTGGTGCAACCTATCGGCTCGTTGATGGACATGGCGAGTTATCCTGTGGTCGCGTAGAGGTTAGCCGCGCCGGCGCCAGGGCGGCGTCCGGCCCGGCATGTCGCAGGATTAGCCTTCGGCTTCTGCCTCGGCCTCACCTTCTCCTTCTGCTTCGCCTTCGCCTTCCGCTTCGGGGTCTGCTTCAGCGTGAGCTTCGGCGAGCATCAGCGGCGCTTCCTGCTGGCTACCCGTAACCCCTGCGCCGGGAGTGGCGTCGTCGGCAACGGCCTGAAAGGCCGCGCCGCTGGCGACCAGCACCAGCGCCGGCGCAGCATAGCCGAGCTGGCGACTGAGCCGACTCAGCAGGCTTCGGCGTTTTTCGTCTTGCAGTGTCATGATCATGACCTCCATGGTGACGAGTGAGCGGCATGCGATGGCATGCCGCCATGCAGCGGCGACAACCTATAGGGTTGACGCCCGTAGGGCGCCACCATCCTGAGACGTCGGCGCCTTCTGCTCGGTGAGTCCTTCGAGTTCGTTGAGCCAATGCGACAGCGCCGTGAACGCCGGCATCTGCTGCCCGAAGGCGCGACGCGAGAGCCCGTTTAACCACGCATGGAGAGCCACCACGCTATCCGCGTCGACCGGTGCCTCGTCGTCGAAGACGCCGCAGGGCAGCAGGTCGCCAAGCGCGTCGAGGACAGAGATCTCATTCAGCTCGCGAGTGTCGCCGTCCCCGCCGCGGCATAGCACAGCCTCGAGGGCGATGGACTCGGGCACGCTTACCAGCCCAGGGCTGATGATGTCGGGGATCGGCAAGCCGAGCGGCTCGACCCGCGGCGTCGCGCCGAGAGTCAGGCGTACACCGCGCGACAGCACGCCATCGGTTGCCGAGACCAACTGCTGTGCCACCTCGGCACCTTCGACGATGGGAAACAGACACAGCACGCCGGTGCCACGCGGCGTGATCAGCAGGCCCGCGTCGAGCACCAGGCGATCCGGCAGGCAGGCCTGGCGCATCAGGTAACTCAGCAGTGCCGGCCCAAGCTGAGCCAGCGTCAGCCGCCCGGCGAAGATTTCACCGCTGGCGGCCAGGCTGTAACCCGCGGCCTGCTTGAGCACATCGAGGCGCGGCAAGCGCAGCGCCGAGGCATCGCTGAGCGGCACCAGCGCGCCAGCGAACAGCGCCGTCAGGGTGTCGCGGGCGGGCGCATGGTGGACATGCAGCGCCCACTGCTTGCTATCGAAGCCCAACTGCAATGCCTGGGACTCGCCATGCGCCGCGGGTGCCGGCACCGCAACGGCCACTGTGTCTGCTGACTCCGGCGCACCGCGCTGACACAGCAACCCTTCGCGGCACCAGCCTGCCAGGCTGGCCCAGACCTCATCACGCAACGCTGCGTGATTCACATCGGCAGCACCTGCGGAGCGAGCCAGCTCGTCGGCAATGCTGTCGGGATCGAGTCCCTCGCTGGCCAGTAGCCAGATCAGGGCCGCGCTGTCGTTGGGCCGGTAATAGCGGTGGGTATGAGTGGCATACAGCGCCAGCTGATCGTCGTCGAACAGCTCTGCCACATGGCGGCGCATCAGCTGCGGCCGGGCCACCCGCGTGCCGCTCATCGCGTCGGCCAATGCAAGGTCGGCTGCCCCCGGCAGCGAAAAATAGGGCAGGTAGCGTTCGGGCTCGCTGGCCGGCAGCAGGCGCCGAAAGCCACCGGCACGGCGCTGTTCCGCCTGCGCCTCGGCCAGCAGCGAGGCGTGGCCCTCACCGCTGGCCGAGGCGGGCTCGGCAACCCCGAGCAGCGTGAGCATATCTCTCACCAGGCTACCCTTGACCTCCTCCTCGATCACACCGCCGCTCTCCGGCGCGGCAAAGGTGCCGAGCGAAGGGCTCAGGTTGCACTCCAGAATCCACGGCTTGAGGTTATCGTCCACCAGGCAGTCCAGCCCCAGCAGCTCATAGCAGCCGCGCGGGTCGGCGCTGGCCTGGGCGGTGCGCTGCTGCATGGCGTCGAGCGCCGAGATGACGGTCAAGGCAACCAGATCCTCGATCTTGGCAAACAGAGACGCATCATCGTGGCCCTGCTCGCGCAGCCAGTGGCGATAGCGCTCGAGGTCGATGAACTCGACCGCCACCTCGGCCTCGGTGTTGAGCGCATTGATGTCCGGGTTAGTCAGCTGGCTAAAGGGATTGTCGGCATCGTCGGGGTCCCAGGGTTCGGAGGCCAGCTTGGCGAAGCCCTGGTGATAGAGGTATACGCGCAGTGGTTCGAGTGACGAGATCAGTACGTAGAGTCGCAGCACATACTTGTGGCCGCGGATGGTGTGCGGGTTGCCCAGGTACTCCTGTACCAGCCAGTCCGGCATCAGCGGCGCCTCTGCCACTTTCTGCAATACCCGCACCCCCTTGCCCTTGGAGGCATTGGTGGGTTTGAGGATCCAGCGCTGCGGCGGCGCCTCTCGCGCAGCGGCCTGCAGCGCATGGTAGTCGTGAGGCATGACGTACGCGCGCGGGAAGAATGCCAGGCGCTCGGCCCACTCACTGTCGGCGCCGTGACTCTCCTGGATGCGCTGGCGCAGCGTCGCCAGGCTCGCATGCAGGCGGCTTTTGACCGTTAGCGCCGCGTTGCCCGGGAAATGATTCATACGACGCCGCGGTGATACCCGGCGAAACTGCTTGGCGTCTGGCATCCCGGTGATCCAGGCGGCCTCCCAGTGGTCTTCGTCACCCTGCTGCCAGCCCAGCGGCTCCAGCGCCTCGCGAAAGAAACGATCCTGCTCGTCGGCCCGCTTGCCGCCCAGCCAAAACCGCCGTTGCGGCGAACTCTGCTCCGTCATCGCGCTGCCCTCATTTGGCTACGTCGCTATGTCATGCACTACCTGCATCCTGCTCACTGTGTCGTCGCCACACGTCGGTCCTTACAAGCCCAGATGTCAGACGGCCTCGCGACGGGGGCGGCGATGAAAGGGAAGGCGC from the Halomonas sp. 1513 genome contains:
- a CDS encoding RNA polymerase subunit sigma — its product is MQRLAAVRPRLLSFARLHLRDGAMAEDTVQEALMAAIEKDASFAGRSGYETWVFGILKYKILDAMRAQKRRGIWQPLEEDGDDDVIDRQFQANGRWHQHARPANWGEPDAVFENERFWQVFDACMIALPDNVARVFSMRELMGLSTADICQEIGIKENNCWVMLHRARLRLRSCLESGWLKEEST